The Cydia strobilella chromosome 7, ilCydStro3.1, whole genome shotgun sequence DNA segment tgcgcttatgaacgtcaaatatagctacgccggctctaaccctacagcCCTGCCTCGAggagatttaaatcccccctcaattggggGAGGtaatcccaatatgggaccggcaacaaacacggtgggacacatttttttcaaaacacatcttataattaacatgcattacgagtaaataagaaaaaatacaatttaaattactacagAATTCATTTTACGCTTCTTAATTCTTATAATAGTCAAAAAATCGAGAgaagtcaaacgaaggggcatagctatggttaatatacatcaaattgtgtaaaaatattttacataatgtgaatatccagagaggaaaattggtacctactacttttgtatggagaagtcgTCACCGTCACCGACTATCCTCTAGGTAAAAGCGCTGAAATGGGGTAAGACTCACGGTGAATTCCTTGCAGGGCGTGGCCTTGCGGATGAACTTGAACAGCGACTCCACGATGTTGGCCGTCGTGGGCTGCTCGCACGTCTCCAGCTTGCGCACCACGCAATGCTGCAGCTCTGTTAACTGCCCACACTCCTTattctagaaaaaaaaagataaatggTTTACAACTGCTATACGAAAAACTGAGGTGACAATATCCTTATCCAAAATATTTCCCAACccttagggccaccccacactagcgtcttttgagcgtcggcgtctatcTAGCGccatggcgtcgctgcgcagttgcgccaacgttgcgtcgagcagcagccatagagttgactagacgccgacgctcgtcAGACGCTAGTGTGCGGTGGCTCTTATATACCAATCCGATAAGAATATCGTTAGCGAGATGTGCGAATCGATGCGGCCGGTTCAGCGCCATCTAGCGTGATATTCGGTAAACCTTTTAGTACAACGTAACGCAGCGtccttacgtaggcgaacaacacgcgaacgcgaagcggcgcgaatcaatcctttgatacctatagaagtgtcttacgtgggcgatcttgttgcgaacgccgtgggcccgccgcaccgcttcgcgttcgcgagtgttcgcctacgtaacaCGCAGCGTTACTCTTCGGACGCGAACAGGGACCAAGCGCAATGAAGTCCAGTAGGAGACATAGTCTCGCCTAGTATTCTAGAGGACAGTTGATCccgtaaattattaattatatttcctAGGATTAAGTGTTCCCAGTCTACCAAAGGACAAATTTTAAGACCAagtacaatggggttggccagtcgaaataattagcagatggcgccagcatagcttgccctgtcaatccctagaactgtcaaattttagtttttttaacgccctggatgccagccctttaagccaaatttcatagaaaagggggcaagctatgatggcgccatctctgcaaacctttgacagttgccaaccccattaatgcATCATCTTGGTTGCTTACTCCTAGCTTAAATTCTCGAGCGAGAACTTTTCCCATATAAAACGGAGAACGCTTTCGAGTACGGCATAATAATACCctattatatctatatctacagtatttttcaaactggaagggtacgctgataggtgtcatctccatacaattcataacctaaaaatgccaaatgtcgcaaaattgtattgaattgacATCTATCAAAGTACCCTTCCAGtctgaaaaatactatagtagGTACAAATGGCGGGATGTCAATAGAACTCAATTTTCCCCGGCTTGCCTGTTTTGCGGCAACTGAGCACCTTATCAAACAAGTCTTGAAGAAAAAGCAAGCCAAACAGGATCCGATTTGGCCAACAGATAAGTTAGACGTGCCGCTGATATATTTTATTCCGGGGGGCCTACTGCAAATACCGAAATTTCGTTAGCTATCTCGGTCGCTCGAGTATGAatgtgcgatagagaggcagataacgaaaattCGATTTTCGATGGATACGTTAGCGTGTGTTCTTACAGTAAATCTGATTTCGGGGATGGAGTCGGCGGAGATGTTGGCGTTCAGCTGCACGTTGGGGCCGAGCGACTCGTTGGTGCAGTTCTGGATGGCCTCCTGCTGCGCCTGCATGCAGTCGATCCCGCCCTCCGCAATGAACACTGACAAGCATACTCATTAGATTAAGCGATTGATTGTTGAATTTTGTGCTAAAATCTAATAcgtattacataaaaaaatagtaatttttcACAATAAATTGTGCCTttaaaatatatggaaataaaataatgaaaatacaaGACTTAGATAATATTGATTTGTCACCCAACACCCAATTTACATACAGGGTGTAACAAAAATGGTAGGGGTCcttttaagggcatattcggtatcgtgttctgattaggaaaaagtataagaaaacatttttgaCGCGAAAAATTTTTGACCTCTGTATGGAGGGTTGGCCGACTTGGATGACCTGCCCCCTgcccaatagaaaaaaaaaatttttcgtgTCAAAATCGCGTCGCGGtattctactttttcctaatcagaacacgatactgaatatgcccttaaagtgatccccactatttttgttacaccttgtatgtATATGAAGTTTCAGCTCAttcgaataatgggaagtgggtctaattcAGCCTGCAAGATTCGACCCGAGCATATACacacattgcaagttaaataagaGCTTGTAAAAAGTTGAATTGACTATTTAAAATGGTACCCACGCGCAATCCTGTCGCCATCCTTGAAGCAAACGAACTCGGCCAGCTGTTCGGTGACGTTGTACACTATCTTCAAGTTCTTCTGTTCGTCGCTCGAGAAGCACGGTCTGGCGGCCTCCACTGCGACTTTGAAGCACTCCTTGAACTGGGGCTTTTTGGCacaatatctaaaataaaacactCGATCAATATTTCACATTTTTTCTATCTGAACATTTCCTAAGTCATACATAGCTTAACGGAGATGGTATGCATGGTTCGTTATATGGAATTCCCTTTTTTCAATAGCTAAAGACGGTAAAGACCGGTAAAATAATAGTTCCACCTTTCGTGAGCAATTAACGCTGgtgaaataagtatttaaaataatctaaattaagatattacttatcaataaataaataaaatatggttgCTAAATTAAACAAAGTATAGGCACCGGAGGTCAAGCACACAAGTCAAGTCAAGGTGGTTACATTTTGCACTTAAATCGCATTCAGTCGTTTGTTGATTCACTACCTTTTTGTACAATAGGGTgttttccacatgttgaattttataactaaatctagttaaatagatagaaaatgagcaatttatcacaataaatttgaaacttaaaaaatatatgggtttaataaataaatacatcaaagtaaaaaaaaatacatcattttgtatgaagcgtttcgtcagtgaAGTAAGGGTGCCAGACTTTTACCATCATGTGTcaattttgtattgctttaagacaatgggtcccatacagacgtttgatcctcaaaacaaacctgatcgactgataccattcataaaaaatatagaatACCCTATTAGCACCAGCTAAGGTGCTAAGATGTATGAGAACTGATGAgaacatatatattataggtacttacttcttAAAGACCTCGTCCATTTTGCCGTTGGGTTTAGCAGCCTCGATTTCTTTTTCCAGCTCGCTCGTCACCACCAGGCCCTCCATGCAGGATTTCAAGTTTATGAACGCTTTCTGAAATCAATGGCGAACATATTCTTATGCAGGTAGGTACGTCAGCTACAACGTGAAATACCTTATATTacaaatgtagtgcataattatgttccttcgtattttcacggaaacgtacgaacgtgtcttgctatttgcaatcatttatttaaaaatataacatttaagtaataaaaatgcggtaaaaacttatattatttctttcagaactattgttttaaagtatgtagGTAAACTAACATGAACTTTTCCCACGACCCTTATCGCTAAGGTGATTAGATAAATTGACTTGGTCACGTTAGTAAATTGTTTGTCCGTGAATAAATCGTTATTAAGCTTAGTAATTAACACTGTATAAATATGTCTCATTAACAGTTATAACTCTCTTGGGAGAAAATATATAGTTCAGATCTAAGACTGAACATtactaaataacaaaacatgtaagtatgtaaaatatgtgactttttttttctctacaAGTGTTTAGATGGTATTGTATACTTATACCCTTCTTGCCATCATATGTTTTTTGGGCAAATTGAATtcatgataatattgataaacataaaacaagttTTCAATTATATAGTAATATCACAATTTGTACCTTCGaagacaaaaaatattattgtatctcAATACCTCCCATTAATGCTTTTCACACATTAATAATCTAGTATAGTGTTTGTAATAAAGTCGTATCTTTTCTGAGGTTATAACACTTATAACGTTAATCGGAACACCTAGAAATCGATGCCGAATTATACATAAATTCCGATTTGATGAACTGGGTTAGCATGATCATGCATGATTCACGGTCACGGCACTCAAATGTAAAGTTACATTTTAAGTAAGCATGATTCTGATACATACGTTCATATGTATATTTGGATGAATATATTTTCTTGttactcgttgccatggttacgttctaCTGGGTCACTGTTAAAAATCTAgttatatcttatacctttaaacgagcaattcttgtatatatatttatacatatatttccgggatctcggaaacggctctaacgatttcgatgaaatattgtcttcggttaccgcgatagttactcatgaaataaaactatgaaaacggattatatcgcgtatattgaatttataatacatcccgacgtttctaaccctttacagcgttcgtggtcaacgggtgactgaggaaaaattacaaagtgcaaaaatacccacatactaaaaataatgaacaatcatagactataaactttaaggctggttgtacatgcaaaatcggttcataaggctagttatacaccacaattattttcaaataaagatatatatatatacgcgataaaaaaaccaccaccaccaccactaccaccgttgaccacgaacgctgtaaagggttcgaaacgtcgggatgtattataaattcaatatacgcgatataatccgttttcatagttttatttcatgatttcgatga contains these protein-coding regions:
- the LOC134743115 gene encoding 27 kDa hemolymph protein-like isoform X2, whose protein sequence is MFNKSVIVAVFLLGAAWAQLDADQDKAVNTALENLPPELQGKVDKTQLDEIKNKSAAAFKDKCAKNGGPDAFGNAEKAFINLKSCMEGLVVTSELEKEIEAAKPNGKMDEVFKKYCAKKPQFKECFKVAVEAARPCFSSDEQKNLKIVYNVTEQLAEFVCFKDGDRIALFIAEGGIDCMQAQQEAIQNCTNESLGPNVQLNANISADSIPEIRFTNKECGQLTELQHCVVRKLETCEQPTTANIVESLFKFIRKATPCKEFTDAATDKNKPGSANGLTVTSLTLAMAAATLLV
- the LOC134743115 gene encoding 27 kDa hemolymph protein-like isoform X1, which encodes MFNKSVIVAVFLLGAAWAQLDADQDKAVNTALENLPPELQGKVDKTQLDEIKNKSAAAFKDKCAKNGGPDAFGNAEKAFINLKSCMEGLVVTSELEKEIEAAKPNGKMDEVFKKYCAKKPQFKECFKVAVEAARPCFSSDEQKNLKIVYNVTEQLAEFVCFKDGDRIALFIAEGGIDCMQAQQEAIQNCTNESLGPNVQLNANISADSIPEIRFTNKECGQLTELQHCVVRKLETCEQPTTANIVESLFKFIRKATPCKEFTDQRASPRSGTVDAATDKNKPGSANGLTVTSLTLAMAAATLLV